The sequence below is a genomic window from Phycodurus eques isolate BA_2022a chromosome 6, UOR_Pequ_1.1, whole genome shotgun sequence.
GCAATGGAGAGAGAACAGAATAATAAAGAGGCGGCATCAGTGGTAGCTAGCAAAGAGGGAGAGATGTCCAAGATGTTGCATTTTGTAGGTGACTGGCCAGCTGAAGGGCCCCTTGAGCAGCggcaggaaaggagaaaagaaaGATCTGAAGACAGTGATGGAAGTGAAGACAGAAGGGTGTCTAAAGACGTCAACAATGACACAGGCAAAGTACAGTCTGGAACTAATCTGACTGAGTTCCAGAAACTTCTTGATCTCATTCAGACTGGTGTAGTTACTTGCCAGTCTGGTTCTCCTTGTGCATCACCTGTTTGTCTTTCCCTAGGGCAGGATTTGGAGAAAGATGACAAGATTGAAGAATCCCTTAGCTGTAGGTCTGAGCTTGAGGAAAAAGAACAGAAGATGAACGCAGCGAAGAGTGGCAGAGTTGATTTACCAGATTGTGTGTTGGACTGGAAAGCGTCTGAATCTTACAAGGGTAATGAGGAGAttgtaaaaagtgaaaatgaaacaagtaGAGCCACAGTTTTGGACATTGGTTGCGAAACGGAATCAGATGCTGCTGCAGATACTCGGCTGGCTATTAGCACATCTGAATCGACAGAGCCGAAAGAAAGCCATAGCATTGAGCATGACTATCATACAGAGTTTGCATCTGCCAGCAATACCCAGAGGGacacaaataaatgcaaagaGCAGACAGACAATGAAATGACAGTGCAGCCTGATAGCAGACATTCTAGTGACTTATGCCATGGTCCTGTTGCCAGGGACTCTGTGGAACCAGAGAGTTGTGTTCTCAGTGGAAGCAGTCTAGAGCGAAAGCAGCGCCACGGTCGCAGATCAGGGAAGCAATGTAAGCTAGCCCTCACCTTCTCTCAAAACTGTCTGGCTCCTTCACTCGAAGCACCCGAATGTCCCATTACCACTTCCCAAATTCTTGACAATGCTCAGAGTagcaacaccgcttatcctgactgtGACTCCATCCTCATGCCTAAACTGTTCCCCAAGCTCAAAGAAGAGGTCCATCTGCGAACTGACTCGCCTGTCTCTTCGGATAGAGGTTGTCCCACCCAGACTGAACCTCAGGACTTCGCGCTTCTTTGGCGTCTTAATCGTCAAGACGGCCCGGCAGATACTCTTGTCGCTGCTTGCAGCTACTCGAGCGACGTCACAATCCTATGTGGCGTCTCCTCACGATTCGTGCCAGAGGTTGCATCAGCAGTTTCTGCTGCAATTGCAGTTCACCCGTCCACTCACAATACAGTACCATACCGCATGGTGCACGAGAAAAGCACACAGGTGGAGGACAAAGAATTAGGGGCAGTTCAAAGCCGTCTTGAGAGCCTGAGCATCCTCAGTCGTCATTTTAAACTAGTTAGTTTGGATACATTGGAGGACTTGTTTGACAAATGCCACCAAGACTTGGAATGGACAACCAACCTGTTACTAGACTCTGGAGAAAGCCTCTTCAGAGACGAGGATGTTTTAGAGGAGATACAAGAGGACGAAGCAGTTAAAGTTGAACAGAACACTTCACTATTAGTAACAGTATTAGAAACCAATTTGGGGGATGATCTTCCATCTCCAGAGCCAACTGCTGTTGTCAGTGCAGTTCAACAATCTGCAAATGAGGTAGTTAACGAAATTGGTGGAACCTCCGATACTGACTCATCAAGATTTGGAGGCACGGCTTCGCCAATCAGAACCAAAAATCAGCCggatacacattcacacaccgtAACAACCAGTACTTTGGAAAAATGTGATGACATTGAACACAAAATGATAATCGAGGAGTCAAGTTTTGCGACTCCAGATGACATTGCTAGTTTGGAAGAGGTCCACCGGCTGCTGCAGGTTGAGCTGGAGGACatggagagagaagagagacaaAAGAAGAATTGGAGGGCCAACGAAAAGAGAGTCAACCAAGTCGTGAACATTCAGAGCGTAGAGCTGAGACTACCCACTGAACTGGCACTGCAACTAACTGAACTGTTTGGACCTGTGGGAGTCGAACCAGGTAACAttgcaaactaaaaatgttaTTCTAATCAATGACTTGGAAAAGCAATCAAAATAACCACTCTTATGATTTATGATAATAAGCATAAGTTCCCACAATATTCAGGTATATGTGCTTCTGAAGACTATGCAGTGCAGATGGACATGAACCTGGCTAAACTTCTCCACCACAAGTGGAAAGAAACTATCCAGGTGAACTGCAAACCCTTGCAAATAGCCAGTGGAAGTGATATGTGCTAGAAAATCTTCACTATTTTATGGGTCAATCTGAGTGGATCTGTACAAGTTAAACATATTGTTTCACAGGAACGACAGAAAAAAGCAACTCTTTCCCACCAATTGTTTCTGGACGGTAAGTTAAAACACACTCATGGACAAACTCAACTGACCTCAAGATGAGTTGTTCAATACagttgaaacaaataaaacacaaaaaaacgatatgccaaaaataatttacatcTGCGTTAGTTCGTACTGCAGAACGCACAGACTGGGACCAAAAAAATAGTCAGTCTCGATTATATGTTGCACCTTTGAATATCGCCTACATTCAGTATGCCATTGTTTGGATAAGCTTTTacaaaattaacatttatttttgtctgtagTTCCAATAATTTTTTCGCAAAGTTCCTGTCTTAATGACATGAGATATGATCACTCAATGAATTCTGTAATGAGCATCTTGAAATGCGCTGTGAGATTaagaaatgtaagaaaaatCCCATTCAGTATGTTCAGATTCAGTAGTCAGCTGGGAGGCCTGAATGTTAAAGCCTGCCACACGCTGGGCGATGCGGTCGAGCCCAATTGGACCAGACCATCGCATAAGAATAATAGTTGCTGACGCAGCCCGCTCATTGAGAGATTGGATATAGAGTCGCCCAGAACAGTGAGCCGTATAGGtctttgatgctgtatatacagtatattctactttatcacatttgtaATAGTTAGGGCAGAAGCAGGTCGGGacagagtagtggaggctacgATCAGGACAGAAGTaattgacctccctaataaatattcacaatcattacttgtcacATTAGCTACCGCTAAGTTAACAATTCTAAAGATGATTGATGAAAGATGAAAGATGATTGATTGATGAAAGatgaaagatgattctgattctattaaactggaaaaacaaacaacatattaacatcaatcaatggctaaatctcatcatataCTATATTGCGttagaattaaaaacaaaaaaaaaatcagctgttaggcagtagtgcctgggagccccccccccgccccactcACTAACCCCCTcggctcactgacctctccagattttaatgcaccacaccactcggggTGGCACTGATACactgggtagggccaatgactgccagtcagggtttggcagtcatagtaacgggggggaggtgggtctcacttagttgcatggcggtgctcctgaggccgtGCCCTCCCctgggctggatgactgcttggttttggggctgacctctcatggtGTGGTTGGCGGGGCTTGTGGGGcggtggggggtgtgggggggttgCCTGGGGGGGTGTCATTGGGTCTCTGCGAgccccactgggtggccagtgGTCTGGGCTCCTCGGCGAGGCC
It includes:
- the n4bp2 gene encoding NEDD4-binding protein 2 isoform X2, encoding MPRRKKSEQTPTGVSGGPLPGQNVGLGPLQGYSVALASNLSPSEGGSHRQKITQEMQEIFPHLDPEVIHIVLSEVDFKVENATDSLLELSIAAELAAPVGSPVSGFESTAAALLSPGRVSQPAPDGDSSEASQRLTSPLSTSLLTEEVDLQVDQELQNLEDRANGHYLSAAVTRSSLPPPQFPEQIFPELLQFDREPECGRGSAGRPYLEEGSVRFGPPPPFDRLNTWEGGSGEGQKSVVDFTHLMTEEPADRPKPPLDLLASRRPSAFQMYKKESSQILLEQPGPMPSENKVRGLSSPVTTGQWKLHSPAFPARLHGSQGPCFITPIAPSHRPIGHPTPWEGQGAVPRAPLRHSATIPKSWTMAATAHNPVGVAPALSSELCLEGKVLVLLRGPPGSGKSTLARAFLEHNPGGVALSTDDYFTLQGRYHFDPAALGEAHEWNHKMAKEAFERGANPIVIDNTNMQGWEMKPYVAQALKHYYKVLFRETDTWWKNKPRELERRSKHGVTAETIRRMLNGYERFVTVKSIMGAVVPNLKQRLHLDNKNLQCVTPEAKCPDLVSEPGLMDQRKHSQPHLFSSLPDVSSNRHPSELRQLEDDEHKSTDSLVFQPIGRLSERLYENVNLDLWALDSDLDALTQSGGEQGVPDCIVESVMNAGHRSNELPVAFSESIKQRVPRERPTRKFDSANLVKDMNHSNGLAMEREQNNKEAASVVASKEGEMSKMLHFVGDWPAEGPLEQRQERRKERSEDSDGSEDRRVSKDVNNDTGKVQSGTNLTEFQKLLDLIQTGVVTCQSGSPCASPVCLSLGQDLEKDDKIEESLSCRSELEEKEQKMNAAKSGRVDLPDCVLDWKASESYKGNEEIVKSENETSRATVLDIGCETESDAAADTRLAISTSESTEPKESHSIEHDYHTEFASASNTQRDTNKCKEQTDNEMTVQPDSRHSSDLCHGPVARDSVEPESCVLSGSSLERKQRHGRRSGKQCKLALTFSQNCLAPSLEAPECPITTSQILDNAQSSNTAYPDCDSILMPKLFPKLKEEVHLRTDSPVSSDRGCPTQTEPQDFALLWRLNRQDGPADTLVAACSYSSDVTILCGVSSRFVPEVASAVSAAIAVHPSTHNTVPYRMVHEKSTQVEDKELGAVQSRLESLSILSRHFKLVSLDTLEDLFDKCHQDLEWTTNLLLDSGESLFRDEDVLEEIQEDEAVKVEQNTSLLVTVLETNLGDDLPSPEPTAVVSAVQQSANEVVNEIGGTSDTDSSRFGGTASPIRTKNQPDTHSHTVTTSTLEKCDDIEHKMIIEESSFATPDDIASLEEVHRLLQVELEDMEREERQKKNWRANEKRVNQVVNIQSVELRLPTELALQLTELFGPVGVEPGICASEDYAVQMDMNLAKLLHHKWKETIQERQKKATLSHQLFLDETLFSSTDQV